A window of Perognathus longimembris pacificus isolate PPM17 chromosome 6, ASM2315922v1, whole genome shotgun sequence contains these coding sequences:
- the LOC125352255 gene encoding short coiled-coil protein-like has translation MMNADMDAVDAENQVELEEKTRLINQVLELQHTLEDLLARVGAVKKENLKLKSENQVLGQYIENLMSASSVFQTTDTKSKRK, from the coding sequence ATGATGAACGCGGACATGGACGCAGTTGATGCTGAAAATCAGGTGGAACTGGAGGAAAAAACACGACTTATTAATCAAGTGTTGGAACTCCAACACACACTTGAAGATCTCTTAGCAAGAGTAGGTGCagttaagaaagaaaatctgaagcTAAAATCAGAGAACCAAGTTCTTGGACAATATATAGAAAACCTCATGTCTGCTTCTAGTGTTTTCCAAACAACTGACacgaaaagcaaaagaaagtaa